The DNA region TGGATAGTGTTAGCAGCGAATATTTTCATGGTTGTGCAGTGTGTAAGGCTTTACCTGGAGATGGATGTAAAAGCAGCAAGAAGAGTAATGTTCAGTAGTTATATCTATTTGCCTATTGTTTTACTGGCTTTGTTGGCAGATAAAATCAGTTACTAAGGCTTAGTTAGCCAGTAATAGATGGTTACTATAAATGAGAGAAACTTACCTGCCGAAAGGCTGGTTGTGATGATGGAAATTGGTGGTTAGAATTTAAAAGTTTTTAATGATGATGGCAACGTATAGTCAAGAACAAAGAAAGAAGTTACACCCGCATAAGTTCACATTGCTAATAGCGATGGGAAGCATCATTATGATGTTTGCGGGATTAACAAGCGCTTATATAGTAAAGAGCAACCAGGTTAACTGGCTACAGTTTCCGATGCCGCCGATGTTTTGGTATTCTACAGTAGTTATTTTAATCAGCAGCTTAACCATTCACCTTGCGTCTAAAGCATTTAGTGCACGTGAAATGTCAAGGTATCGCACGCTGATAACTATTACAGCTGCTTTAGGAGTTGCTTTTGTTGTACTACAATGGTTGGGCTTTCAATGGTTGCAGGATAATGGCGTACAGATATTGGGAGCAGGAAGTAATGCAGCTGCTTCATTCATAGGGGTAATTACAGGCATACATATAGTGCATGTGCTTGGAGGTGTAGTAGCATTGTTGTTTCTTTTCTTTAGGGCGTTTAGCCGTACAAGAAAGAACTACAGCAGTACAGGAATAGAAATGGCTGCTATTTACTGGCATTTTGTAGATGGATTATGGATTTATCTTTTCCTGTTTTACATGTATGTAAGCGGGTAAACGAAGGTTTTAAATAAATAGATTTTTATACGGTGGATATAGCATCCACAATAAATTTGCATACCAAACTTAAACAGAACACATGGCGACAACTACAATTTCAACAGAGCCAAAATGGTGGAGCGGAGGGAAAAGTCCATTTAATGTAGAGTATGGAAAACTGATGATGTGGTACTTCCTGATGAGTGATGCCTTCACTTTTGGAGCATTCCTTATTGCTTATGGTACAGTCCGTTTTGCCAGCAATGGATGGCCTGACCCTAACGAAGTATTCCAGTCATTTCCTGGATTAGGTAGTGGTCTACCACTGTTGTTCGTGAGTTTGATGACCTTTATCCTGATCGTAAGTTCAGTAACTATGGTGCTTGCTGTAAAAGCAGGTCATGAGCGTAACAAAGCTGCTGTAATAAAATACCTGGTTTGGACAATTGTTGGTGGTATTGCCTTCCTTGCATGCCAGGCATGGGAATGGACACACTTACATCACGAGGGAGCATGGTGGGGTAGCAATCCTTTTCCTAACGCAGATGGATCTGCAGCTACAGCTAACTTCTCTAACTTCTTTTTTACCATTACCGGTTTCCATGGTTTCCACGTTCTTTCTGGTGTTGTCATCAACATTGTGATGCTGATAATGACCATGAACAACGTGTTTGAAAAGAAGGGACACTACCTGATGATCGAGAAGGCTGGATTGTACTGGCACTTTGTAGACCTTGTTTGGGTATTTGTATTCACTTGCTTTTACCTAATCTAATCACGAACCTCTATACAACTACTAACGTATAACTTATTAATATGGCACAAGTATCACAAACATCCCATATAGGGGAGCACAAAGAAAATAAGAATGAGGTTCGTAATGTTACCATCATTCTGTCGGTGCTAACCATCGTAGAATTGATTTTAGGCTATTGGATGTATGTAGCCGGTTTACAAGGTTTCCTTCAAATTTTTATTAAGGGCGTTATCATCATCTTGATGTTGGCTAAAGCCTTCTATATCGTTACATATTTTATGCACCTTGGCCACGAGATCAAGAATTTGATCATGACCATAGTTGTTCCTCTTGCACTGTTCATTTGGTTTATTATAGCTTTCTTGTACGATGGCAATAGCTATAAAAACCTGCGCAACCAGTACGACAGGCACCACTACGAGGAGAGCAACAAGACTTATAACACTCCGCAAAATGATGAAAAAGCGCATGGCCAGAGTGATAAGGCTGTTGAGAAAGGTAAAAAGCCACAAGAACACTAGATTGAATTACCGGATCATTTCGCATTATAATTTTATTGAACCATCGTCAATAGGCGATGGTTTTGTTTTAAATGTTTTTTGATGAATAAGAAAGCAGCCCTGGCGCTGGCAATAGCAATCCTTATCCCGCTTACTTGCTACCTGGTGATAAAGTTTGCCAGCGATGAAAGCATTGCGATGCCGCCCCGTTACTTCGCAGATTCTGTGATAACAAAAACGGTAGATGGCAAAACAACCACTGATACTGTATGGCACAAAGTGGGGGATATAACACTGGTAAACCAATTAGGTGATACAGTTAGCCTGTACGACATAAAAGGCAAAATGATCGTAGCTGATTTTTTCTTTACACGCTGCCCATCCATTTGCCCTACTATGACAAGGCATATGGCTAAAATGCAGCAATCCTTCTCGCACATGCGCGAGGGGCGAAGAGTTATTGACTCTACGGTTGTCAATTTTCTTTCGTTTAGTGTAGATCCTGAAAGAGACTCGGTACCGCAATTAAAACAATATGCAGACCGCTTTGGCGTAAACCATGACAACTGGTGGATGCTTACCGGCCCTAAGAAAGAAATCTATGATTTTGCGCTTAATGAACTAAAGCTTGGATTGCAGGATGGTGAAGGTGTGGACAGTTCCTTTATCCATTCTTCTAAGTTTGTTCTTATAGATCGTGATTACGTGGTGCGTGGATATTATAATGGTCTTGACACCACCTCCCTCAAGAAACTTTCTGCAGATATTGGTTTGCTCATGCTGGAAAAAGACAAGAAAAAGAAGCGTAACCTCTTCCGTAAATAAACCTTTGTACGAATAAATCGTTTTGTTTAAAACCCCGATCTAAATGTTAGAAGCAAGGATTCAGAAGAATGATAAGAAGGCCTATTGGCTAATATGTATTTTCTCAGTTGTAGTTTTTACCGTTATTACTTTTTTAGGAAGAATAGAACTTGATGTAGAGCCAGGTTTCGACATCCACATATTTGCCAAGATCAATGCGTTGACCAATACTGCTGTTGCCGTGCTACTGGTATGGGCATTGGTTGCGGTAAAAAACAAGAACTACGCTCTGCATCGCAACGTTATGTATGGTGCAATGCTACTTTCCATTGTGTTCCTGGTGTCGTATATAGCTCACCACCTGCTTGCGGGTGAAGCACGATTTGGCGATCTTGATCATGATGGCGTAGTAAGCGCAGAAGAAAAATTACAGGCCGGCTCCATTCGTATCGTTTACCTGGTATTATTGATCACACATATCATTCTTGCCGCTTTCATTCTTCCTATCATTCTGCTTACCGCCTACAGGGCTATGACTGGTGAGTGGCAGCGACACAGGAAGCTGGCAAAATATACATGGCCTCTATGGTTTTATGTAGCCGTTACAGGACCTATTATTTACTTGATGATCAGTCCTTACTATAAGTAGAACCGGGATTAAGAACCACGTTTACAAGCCATATTGAAAGAAGCAGGATATAAAACATCTTCCTTTTCCACCCGGTCATTCCAGATCCAGGACATCGTGGTTCTACAACTCTTCAACGGGTAGCCATAGGTGGATTTTAAAATCAACTATGGTATCATTCTCTACCTGAAGACCTTCCTGCTGCAGCAGTTCCTGCATTAAGGTTGGTGTAGAAAAATGTGCTTTTCCGGACAATATGCCATTGCGGTTTACAACTCTTTGCGCTGGTACAGGCGGTTGAACATAGTGTGCCTGGTTCATAGCCCAGCCTACCATTCGTGCAGATGAGCGGGCGCCTAAATATTCTGCAATTGCTCCGTACGTGGTTACACGGCCAGCAGGTATTTGCCGCACCACATCCCAAACATTCTCAAAAAAAGTATAATGACGGGAAGCATCACCTATGGGAAGTTTACCTGCATCATTCTTTTTTTTCATGAAGGGCGCTTAATGTTTTATAGGAGACTTTTCCCTGGTGGATAACAAATCAGTGCGACGTGGCTCGGGTACATTTATAAAGTTATAAGGGCAGTGCCTGCAGCCATTGCCACAGCAGCTTCCGCGTTCCAGGTGGTACTTCTCAGTAAGAACCATATAACCTGAAACATCATAATAAAAGTCTTCACCTTCCACCAGCTTCTTCTTCACTCAGTACTTTTTTAAGTTGTTCTTCGGCGTCAGCAGGTAAGCCTTCACCCAAAGAAAATTTCAGGTAATGGATGCGATTGCTCTGCGCTATATCCAGCTGCTCGTAATGGGTTTTTATCTTCAATTCTTCTGAAATGCCTGCCTGGGCATATACATCATCATAATCTTCTAAAAGGTTCAGCGAAAAGAGATTGATCACCTTTTTCGTGAATTCGTACAGGTTCGGGCTGTCCGTTTTTAAATGTATGACACCACCTTTAGCCAGCACCTGCTGGTAACGCAGCAGGAAGCGTGGATGAGTCAATCGTTTTTTGGCTTTACCTGGTGTAAGTTGCGGGTCGGGAAAAGTGATCCAGATCTCAGATACTTCACCTTGAGTAAAATATTCTTCCAGCTTTTGAATTTGCGTACGTAAAAAAGCCGCGTTAGCAAGGTTTCCTTCCAACGCTTTCTTTGCGCCAACCCAAATACGGTTTCCTTTAATGTCAACTCCGATAAAGTTTTTCAGGGGATACATTTTAGAAAGACCCACTGTGTATTCTCCTTTGCCGCATGCCAGTTCCAGCACCACAGGGTTATTGTTGCCAAAATGCTCCGCCCATTTTCCCTTAATATCCTGCGGGTACTCCAGCACATTATTGAATGTTTTGATCGCTGCAAACCGCACTAATTTTTTCTGACCCATAAGGCGGCAAAAGTAGGAAATAGCAACTGCATGCACAGCCAGCTTATTGAGGATAAAAAAAGCGCCCCGTTAGAAGCGCTTTTCGTGATCTTACATATTCACATTTGGATTTCCACTGCTATAATCACGGTCGTTACCGCGGTTCCTTTCTATTACTTTTAGCCTGTTCTCTACGTTTTTTACTCCCATAACCATGTCTGCCAGGTCTTCTGCACGTCGCTTTATATACCGGCTGTTGACCGTCCCGGTTAGAACTACTTCTGCATTTTCTACGGTCACTTCTATATCTGAAGCATCTACATATGGGTCGTCCATCAGGCGGTCGCTAACATCATCTTTTATCTTACTGTCGCTGCGTGTGTAGCCTTTCGGGCCTTTCCCCCTGAAGTTGTCTCTTACTTCATCCATCTTCCTGCGCTTTTCGGCTTCCTCATCGCCAAAGAACGCATACATTTCATCTACTGTTTTATCCCACCAGTTGCGGTTGTTGTTTTCATCAAAGCTCCTGTCGTACCTGCCATAATTGCTACCTGCATAGCCCGGATTAGGACGCATGTTTCCACTCCTTCCATAGCCGCGGTCACTATCGTCGCGGCTGTGTAAGTATTGGCCGCTGCCACGGTTAACACCCGTACTATTGCCATACACGCCGCGCTGGTAGTTATTATCATTGTCAAACTGGTTACGCTCCGGATCCATATGGTCATATTGATTGCGCTGGTCATTTACCTGACGTTGATTGCCATTGCTCCCATAGCGTTGCCACCTGTCTTCGTATCGCCTGCTGCGCGAGTTCGTGTTTTCGTTATTGTCTTCAATGTAGTCCCTGCCATAGCGGCTATCATTAATGCGATTATGTGCCATAAGCTGATTTTTAGTGTAAAGAATTACCCGGAAGGGCTGAAAAAACTATACCTTCTGCTTCAGCAGAAACAACTATTGTGATAGTGCTTCAGGAATATTGTAGAGCAATATTTAGAAAACGCTATATCATAAATGTTTCGTTTCTACTCCTTTAAAAACAGCTATTCTAGTATGGGAACGTTTGCGTAGAAAGATTTTTAAGCCATCCTCCTTAGCGTTTACATTTACCAGAGCATGGCATAGATGTTATGCTTTTGCTAAATACACTTGCTTAAAACTTGCCTGATGAAATTGAAATCTACCCTGTTTTCTTTCACCATATTATTTCTCTTAACGCAATCACAGGCTCAGCAAATTTCATTTCCTGGAGCTGAGGGCGCTGGCAGATTTACCAGCGGCGGCAGAGGTACACCGACAGTTCCGACTACCATTTATGAAGTAACCACGCTTGCCGATGGAACTGATAACACCGTAGGTACTTTTCGTTGGGCGGTAAGAAATAACAGCCCGGCCGCTGCTCATCGTACTGTTATTTTTAGGGTTTCAGGAACCATTCGTCTTACTTCTCCGCTTACAATAAACAGGTCGAATACTACTATTGCTGGACAGACTGCACCTGGCGATGGTATCTGTATCGCCGATTACCCAGTAACCATTAGTGCCGACAACCTCATCATCCGGTACATAAGGTTCAGGCTAGGCGACAGGCACCAGCAAGCAAGGTCGGGTGGCGACGATGCATTGGGTGGTACAGGAAGAAAAAATATAATCATTGACCATTGCACCTTTAGCTGGAGCAACGATGAACTCCTAAGTGTATACACGGGTGACAGTACAACGCTCCAGTGGAATATGCTGAGTGAGCCATTGGACTCTTCGTACCACGTTGAAGGTGGTCCGGTACAGCGTCATGGTTATGGCGGTATCTGGGGTGGCAGAAGAGCTTCTTTTCACCATAATCTTTTTGCTCATTTACGAGGTCGTGCACCACGGTTTGATGGTAGCCGCAACCTGCCTAATTCTTCCAGCCCTGTGGTAGGAAGTGAGAATGCAGACTATAGGAATAATGTTATTTACAACTGGGCAGACTACAACGTGAATGGTGGTGAAGGTGGTAAATATAACATTGTAAACAACTATTACAAGTGGGGGCCGAATACACCTACTTCCAATACAGGTGGTGTAAGCCGCAGAAACCTGGTGCTAAATCCATCACGTCAAAGTTCTCCTGCACTTCCTTACGGAAAGTTTTACCTGGAAGGAAACTTTGTAGAAAATTCTGCTGCCGTAACAGCAAGAAACTGGTTGGGTGTAGCCATGAGTGGAGGTACACAGGCAGATACCAATCAATCTAAAGTAGAAGTTCCTTTTAATATTGCTCCTGTAACCACACAGTCAGCGCAGGATGCATACATCTCAGTGCTAAATGGTGCGGGTGCTATATTGCCTAAACGTGATACACTTGACCAGCGGATTGTAAATGATGTAATTAACCGCACCGGCCGTTTGATCAATGTGCAGGGTGGCCATCCCTGGGGAACTCCTTTTTCTAGTTCAGAGTCTGCATGGCCAACGCTGGTTCAATTACCTGCCCCAACCGATACCGACAAAGACGGTATGCCTGATGCATGGGAGTTGAGAAGAGGGCTGAACCCATCTAACGCTGCAGACAGGAATGGCTACAACACCAATGGATATACCAACCTGGAGAACTACCTGAATGGCGACAGCATTGTTGCCTTTGGTACAAACAATACCTGCATTACAGGTAAAACAATTGTTACAAATGGTTCTGGTGATTGGCGCCATGCTACCGATACTACTTATTCAACGGTTAGTTCTACCGATACTTTAAATGCTATTGCTTCTATTCTTGATAATGGTAACACCGGCAACTTTACAGTCTCTTACTACACAACTAACAGCACACGTTTTTTAAATAGCAAACCTTACCTCAACAGGAACATAACAATTACACCATCTGATCCATCGGCTATTAGTACACCGCTAACCGTTCGTCTTTATATTTCGCAGCAGGAATTTGCTGAATTGCAGGCTGCCGACAATACCATCGCATCTGTAAGCGATCTGAAGGTGGTGAAGACATCGGATAACAATTGCCCAAACAGCTTAACTGGCAACTACGAGATGATAACTCCTACCGCAACCGGTGTGTTTGGAACTTATGCTAACGGATATTATATAGAATTTCAAACAGCTTCCTTCAGCACTTTCTTCATCGGTAGCCAATCGCTTGCCCTGCCGCTACATCTTGTTTCATTTGCAGGATCGTACAATGGATCGAAAGTGAACCTGCAATGGAGAACGCAGAACGAGGTAAATACTGCCACTTTTGAAATCGAAAAAAGTAAGGATGCAGTTAGCTTTTCTACCATCGGCACGGTAGCAGCTGCAGGTAATTCTAGCAGCCGTCAATATGGATTTACAGAGCCAGAACTGCTGCAGGGAAAAGCATATTACAGGTTGAAAATGATAGATATCGATGGACGATTTACATATAGCCAGGTTATCAGCTTTAGTCAAAGTAAAAGCCAGGCATTTGTAGTAAATCCAAATCCTGCCAGCAGCAATATCATCATTAATCATCCTAAAGCAATTGCTGGCGCTTCTTTACAAGTTGTTTCACTGGAAGGAAAGCGGCTGTTGAATCATACGCTTACAGCAGGCGCTTTACAAACTTCCCTTTACATAGGTCATCTTGCTCCCGGCATTTACCTGGTGGTATTGAACAATGGCGGAGAAAGGATGACACAAAGAATAATCAAGAATTAGTTTTTATATCACCCTCTAATCATTTAAAGTTTGCTTATGAATTATTTCACCAGGAGTAGCAGGAGCATATTGCTCATGTTGCTAGTGATGCTCGGTGCTGCAACTTACTCACAGGCGCAAGACCTTGTAGTTGCACAAGATGGAAGTGGAAACTACAGAACCGTGCAGGCAGCTATCGATGCAGCACCCACCAATCGAACTACGCCGTTTGTCATCTACATAAAAAACGGCAGGTACAAGGAAAAGATCAACATTCCTTCTAACAAACCTTTCCTGCAACTAAAAGGGGAGAACGTTGCCAAAGTGATCCTTACATTCGACGATTATTCTGGTAAAGCAATGCCAGGCGGAGGTACTTTTGGTACAGCCAATTCAGCTTCGGTTACTGTGAATGCAAATGATTTCACAGCTATAGATATCACCTTTGAAAACACAACAGGGGAATCTCCACAAGCACTTGCTATTAATGTAAACGGAGACCGTGCAGCTTTTAAGAACTGCCGCTTC from Aridibaculum aurantiacum includes:
- a CDS encoding cytochrome c oxidase subunit 3, translating into MMMATYSQEQRKKLHPHKFTLLIAMGSIIMMFAGLTSAYIVKSNQVNWLQFPMPPMFWYSTVVILISSLTIHLASKAFSAREMSRYRTLITITAALGVAFVVLQWLGFQWLQDNGVQILGAGSNAAASFIGVITGIHIVHVLGGVVALLFLFFRAFSRTRKNYSSTGIEMAAIYWHFVDGLWIYLFLFYMYVSG
- a CDS encoding cytochrome c oxidase subunit 3, whose translation is MATTTISTEPKWWSGGKSPFNVEYGKLMMWYFLMSDAFTFGAFLIAYGTVRFASNGWPDPNEVFQSFPGLGSGLPLLFVSLMTFILIVSSVTMVLAVKAGHERNKAAVIKYLVWTIVGGIAFLACQAWEWTHLHHEGAWWGSNPFPNADGSAATANFSNFFFTITGFHGFHVLSGVVINIVMLIMTMNNVFEKKGHYLMIEKAGLYWHFVDLVWVFVFTCFYLI
- a CDS encoding cytochrome C oxidase subunit IV family protein, with translation MAQVSQTSHIGEHKENKNEVRNVTIILSVLTIVELILGYWMYVAGLQGFLQIFIKGVIIILMLAKAFYIVTYFMHLGHEIKNLIMTIVVPLALFIWFIIAFLYDGNSYKNLRNQYDRHHYEESNKTYNTPQNDEKAHGQSDKAVEKGKKPQEH
- a CDS encoding SCO family protein, with translation MNKKAALALAIAILIPLTCYLVIKFASDESIAMPPRYFADSVITKTVDGKTTTDTVWHKVGDITLVNQLGDTVSLYDIKGKMIVADFFFTRCPSICPTMTRHMAKMQQSFSHMREGRRVIDSTVVNFLSFSVDPERDSVPQLKQYADRFGVNHDNWWMLTGPKKEIYDFALNELKLGLQDGEGVDSSFIHSSKFVLIDRDYVVRGYYNGLDTTSLKKLSADIGLLMLEKDKKKKRNLFRK
- a CDS encoding DUF420 domain-containing protein; amino-acid sequence: MLEARIQKNDKKAYWLICIFSVVVFTVITFLGRIELDVEPGFDIHIFAKINALTNTAVAVLLVWALVAVKNKNYALHRNVMYGAMLLSIVFLVSYIAHHLLAGEARFGDLDHDGVVSAEEKLQAGSIRIVYLVLLITHIILAAFILPIILLTAYRAMTGEWQRHRKLAKYTWPLWFYVAVTGPIIYLMISPYYK
- a CDS encoding MGMT family protein, with the translated sequence MKKKNDAGKLPIGDASRHYTFFENVWDVVRQIPAGRVTTYGAIAEYLGARSSARMVGWAMNQAHYVQPPVPAQRVVNRNGILSGKAHFSTPTLMQELLQQEGLQVENDTIVDFKIHLWLPVEEL
- a CDS encoding DUF5522 domain-containing protein, which produces MKKKLVEGEDFYYDVSGYMVLTEKYHLERGSCCGNGCRHCPYNFINVPEPRRTDLLSTREKSPIKH
- the trmB gene encoding tRNA (guanosine(46)-N7)-methyltransferase TrmB, whose protein sequence is MGQKKLVRFAAIKTFNNVLEYPQDIKGKWAEHFGNNNPVVLELACGKGEYTVGLSKMYPLKNFIGVDIKGNRIWVGAKKALEGNLANAAFLRTQIQKLEEYFTQGEVSEIWITFPDPQLTPGKAKKRLTHPRFLLRYQQVLAKGGVIHLKTDSPNLYEFTKKVINLFSLNLLEDYDDVYAQAGISEELKIKTHYEQLDIAQSNRIHYLKFSLGEGLPADAEEQLKKVLSEEEAGGR
- a CDS encoding BON domain-containing protein, whose translation is MAHNRINDSRYGRDYIEDNNENTNSRSRRYEDRWQRYGSNGNQRQVNDQRNQYDHMDPERNQFDNDNNYQRGVYGNSTGVNRGSGQYLHSRDDSDRGYGRSGNMRPNPGYAGSNYGRYDRSFDENNNRNWWDKTVDEMYAFFGDEEAEKRRKMDEVRDNFRGKGPKGYTRSDSKIKDDVSDRLMDDPYVDASDIEVTVENAEVVLTGTVNSRYIKRRAEDLADMVMGVKNVENRLKVIERNRGNDRDYSSGNPNVNM
- a CDS encoding T9SS type A sorting domain-containing protein, with the protein product MKLKSTLFSFTILFLLTQSQAQQISFPGAEGAGRFTSGGRGTPTVPTTIYEVTTLADGTDNTVGTFRWAVRNNSPAAAHRTVIFRVSGTIRLTSPLTINRSNTTIAGQTAPGDGICIADYPVTISADNLIIRYIRFRLGDRHQQARSGGDDALGGTGRKNIIIDHCTFSWSNDELLSVYTGDSTTLQWNMLSEPLDSSYHVEGGPVQRHGYGGIWGGRRASFHHNLFAHLRGRAPRFDGSRNLPNSSSPVVGSENADYRNNVIYNWADYNVNGGEGGKYNIVNNYYKWGPNTPTSNTGGVSRRNLVLNPSRQSSPALPYGKFYLEGNFVENSAAVTARNWLGVAMSGGTQADTNQSKVEVPFNIAPVTTQSAQDAYISVLNGAGAILPKRDTLDQRIVNDVINRTGRLINVQGGHPWGTPFSSSESAWPTLVQLPAPTDTDKDGMPDAWELRRGLNPSNAADRNGYNTNGYTNLENYLNGDSIVAFGTNNTCITGKTIVTNGSGDWRHATDTTYSTVSSTDTLNAIASILDNGNTGNFTVSYYTTNSTRFLNSKPYLNRNITITPSDPSAISTPLTVRLYISQQEFAELQAADNTIASVSDLKVVKTSDNNCPNSLTGNYEMITPTATGVFGTYANGYYIEFQTASFSTFFIGSQSLALPLHLVSFAGSYNGSKVNLQWRTQNEVNTATFEIEKSKDAVSFSTIGTVAAAGNSSSRQYGFTEPELLQGKAYYRLKMIDIDGRFTYSQVISFSQSKSQAFVVNPNPASSNIIINHPKAIAGASLQVVSLEGKRLLNHTLTAGALQTSLYIGHLAPGIYLVVLNNGGERMTQRIIKN